GGAATTCCTGACATTACGAGGCTTCACAGACATCACGAACTAGAAGACCAGTGCCTTGGTGTGAAACATGTTGACTCCTCATCCACACTAATTTACAAATGAATCACTCTCCTCTTGGAGGGAAGCTTCAGGCGAAACACCTAGAGATAGGATGACCTCAGATAGCTGAGGTTTGGACATACCGTCGAGAAGAGGAACGATATCAGATCGAACTTTAGCCAGAGTTCTGCTAGCACTAAAGAGTTGAGGAGCTTCAGGTGCACTACCCACTGTGTTTCTGAGTGGAGATGCAGATGCGTTTCCGTTCGAGGGCTTTAAGGGGATTAGGTAAATCAGTTGCTCTCGAGCAATAGACTGTGCAGAGTTGGATGCATTACTGTCGCAAAGAGTGCGATCGCCGTTGCATCGGTAACGGTAGTTCCTAACGGAGAGATACCGTTGTTGTAACGATCAATGCCAATAAAGATTGCTAGGTTTCGCTTGAAACGAGACATGATGCCACCTTTACCTGGATAGTTCGCGAAATCTCCTGGATGAATCCTATTTGGAGGACACAAATCGTTGTATGGCCTTGCCACGCAACGATTCGCGCAGGAAATCTACTGAAACTGTAGTGCATCATTCGCGATCGCGATCGCCCAATGTAAGTGTTCTATGTCGGTCGATGATCGGTAGATGAACAGTAGCACTACATGACGTTAGTACCGTCGTGCTTCCGGCAAAATCAGCATCGCATCGCCAAACGAATAGAATCGATAGTTTTGGGCGATCGCCTCTTGATATAACGCCAGCAGGCGATCGCGCCCAATCAGCGCACTGACCAGCATCATTAAACTAGACTTTGGGAGATGAAAATTCGTGATCAGTCCATCCACCGTGTGCCATTGATAGCCCGGATAGATAAAGAGATTCGTTTTGCCTACAAAGGGTTCAAGTTCTCCCGTGGGGGATGCGCCTTCCAGGGATCGCACGGCGGTGGTGCCCACCGCAATCACCCGCCCCCCCCGTTGCCGAGTCTCTTGTACTTTTTTGACGGTTTCTTGGGGAACATCGATCCACTCGCCGTGCATTTGGTGCATGGTAATGTCTTCTACCTCCACGGGACGAAACGTGCCCACCCCGACGTGAAGCGTCACGAAGGCTTGCTCAATGCCGCGATCGCACAACCGCTCCAATAACTCTGGGGTAAAATGCAATCCTGCCGTAGGAGCGGCGACGGCTCCAGGGCGATCGCTGTACACCGTTTGATACTGCTCTGCATCCGCCTCAGATTCGGTGATGTAGGGGGGGAGGGGAATTTGGCCTAGTTGGTCTAGGTACGGAATCAGGGATGCGGTGTCCGGAAGATGAAACTGAAGAATGCGCCCTCTAGTAGCCTCATCAGTAGCAATGACGTCTGCCATCAGGATCGGCTCACCCTCGGATGGAAACTGGATTTGTGCCCTAGGCTTGAGTCGGCGTCCGGGTTTCACGAGGGCTAACCAGCGATCGCGGGCTTGTTCTTCTAGCAGCAACACTTCCACAGGCGTTTGCCCCCCCTTACGCCCATACAGCCGTGCCGGAATTACGCGCGTATTGTTCAGGACTAGCAAATCTCCTGGATTCAGCAACTCTGGGAGGTCACGAAAAATGCGGTGTTGAATGTCCGTCCGAGTCGTAACGGCTAGCAATCGGCTACTATCGCGGGGCACAGCCGGATTTTGGGCGATGCGCTCTGGGGGCAGGTGATAATCGTAGGCGCTTAGGGTGCGATCATCGTCTGCTGGAGTCGTCGGGGCGGGCGGGAGTTCAGGCGATCGCTCTTCGTTCGGTGTTTCCGTAGCAGCGGATAGTTCGGATTGTAGAGATGGGCGATCGGGGATAGAAGAATTCATGGTGGCTAGATGAAATGAAGCAAGCATATTCCCAGATTTTTACTTTACTGTGGATTGGAGTACCCTTCATTCGAGATCTCTAATCGTTGGTATACCAATTCGTTCTGAATTAGTTTTGATCACTGTTCATGCCCTACTTTTATCAACAGACCGACGCATTCCCGCCCACCTATCTCACCCAGCTTCTCCGCAAGATTCAAGCCTGCCCGTACTTTTCTACCAATAATCTCAATCGAGATTTCGTAGGCACCAAGGGATTTTCCATTGTCTTTACGTGCCAGGGACTGCCTACCGTCGATCGCCAGTTTCCATTTTTTCCCTACCTTGATCATGCCCTCCAAGCAGATTGCAATGCCTTTTATCTCAATCCGCTGCCACTCCAGCAAGGGTCTCGCGTCGATCCCCACATTGATCGATCGCTGCAGTCCTATGACAAAACAGTGGATCCACCTGCATGGGTTAGCGTCCTGTATGTCGAGCTTCCTCCTAACCTATCGGGTGGAACCCTAATCCTGAGAGATCATCGCCGCCAGGTCGGACAGATTACCCCCAGGATCAATACCTTAATTCGGTTTCAAGGCAATCTCACCCATTCCGTTACAGCAATGACCAGTCCGGGCACCCGCCTCAGCCTTGTCTGCGAGCAATACGCCTTAACCGAAGCCGAACTGGCTAAAATTCCCACCTTTGCGATCGAGTCCAGGGTGCGTGTTCGCTAAGGGCGATCGCTCACCATCCCTATAGAAAAAAGCGTCTTCCCCTCAGGGCAAGCTGAGATTTGGGTAAGGTTCCCTATACGAGATCGCGTACTACCCCCATGTAGCTTAACGTGCATTCTCTTACCATAAATATAGAAAGGAACCTGATTTGGGAACTATGGCGTTGGCGGGAGCAATTCATCATGGACTATCTTTACTATTTAGCAAATGCCAGTCTGGTTCTGAGGGTAGTTGAGTACTTGCAGCGAACCTCATGGCTCCCAGTGCGATTTATGACTGTCATTCACCAAATTGATGGTTGGATCGTAAAAGTTAAGCTTGATGATTACCCTACGCCTCAGCAGGACGGTGATTTTCGAGCATTTCTGAGCGAGTTGGGCATTTCTCTTGAACCCGATATTCGGGTCAAAATGGCGCTGTGGGGACTGGAAACCGGGCAATCCCCAGTAGAAGTCATGCGTCGGTATCAAGTTGCTGTGGTATCTCACGGTAGCCCCGATCGGTACGAAATTGAGGAATTCCGCAAGCAGTTTGTGCAAGGCTTAGGCTACTGTCCTGAGACTTTGGCGTAGCAAGATAGGGGACTTTGCTCTCTGCCGCTGATGTATCGCGGTCGCCAGGTAGGTTAGGATATAGACCCCGTTTGGAGGAGTGGCTTCGCGACCCCTCAATATAGGTTTGACTGATGGATTTGTGACTATACCGATAGGGCTTACCTAGTTGGGGATTTGTGCGAGTAAAATCTGCGCAAAATCCAAAAAAATCAGGACGCCGCCCGCAGGGCGTACATCCTGACTTATGAGGCCTGAGATCTCTCGCAGACGTTGCGCTGGGTCTAGGCAAGGTCAAAGCAATCGAGGTTCATCACTTTGTCCCAGGTTGCCACGAAGTCATGCACAAACTTCTTCTGGGAATCGCTACAGCCATAGACTTCTGCAAGGGCGCGGAGCTGCGAATTCGAACCAAAGATGAGATCCACCCGAGTGCCTGTCCACTTAAGTTCGCCCGTTTGGCGATCGCGCCCCTCAAACGTATCTTGAGCCTCAGAGGTCGCCTTCCACGTCGTGCCCAGATCGAGCAGTTTCATGAAGAAGTCATTGGTCAACGTCTCGGGTCGCTGGGTAAAGACCCCGTGCTTAGACCCTCCATAGTTTGCCCCCAGGACGTGCAGGCCACCGACGAGTGCCGTCATTTCAGGAGCCGTCAGCGTTAGCAACTGCGCCCGATCCACCAGCAGTTCCTCAGCCGATGGGGTCAGCCCCTCTTTGAGGTAATTGCGGAACCCGTCGGCCTTCGGTTCAAGGTAGGCGAAGGACTCTGCATCCGTTTGCTCCTGGGTTGCATCTGCGCGTCCCGGCTTAAAGGGAACCGTCACGTTGTATCCAGCATTCTTCGCCGCTTGCTCAACCCCGACACAGCCACCCAGCACGATTAGGTGAGCCAGGGAAACCCGTCTACCACCAGCCTGGGAACGGTTGAACTCGTTTTGGATACCCTCCAGCGTTTGCAGCACCGTAGCCAATTGGGCTGGCTGATTGACTTCCCAATCCTTTTGGGGTGCGAGCCGAATGCGCGCTCCGTTGGCTCCACCGCGCATGTCAGCCCCCCGGAACGTGGACGCCGACGCCCAGGCCGTGGAGACCAGTTGGGAAATCGACAATCCCGACGCTAGGATTTTGGCCTTGAGAGCTGCAATGTCCTGCTGATCAATCAAGTCATGATCGACGGCGGGGATGGGATCTTGCCATAGAAACTCCTCCTGGGGAACCTCCGGGCCAAGGTAGCGCGATCGCGGCCCCATGTCGCGGTGGGTCAGTTTAAACCACGCTTTGGCAGCGGATCAGGAGCGGCCCATAGTGGCCGTAATCGGCGGGCCACCAGTCCTGAGAATTGGTCACCAGCTCAAAGAGGTCTGCCTTCAGCGCTGCATAGTCGAGGCTCTTGAACGCCTCATTGACTACTCCCCGCGCTGAAGCGGCGGGGATTCCCGTAGGGATTTCAGAACTTTCCGATGATCGGACTCATAGGCGAAGTCAATTACGCCTCTACAGGTCGCCCAAAGGCTTCCCTTTACTTTTTCAATCACCGTTCGCAGCTTCTATCACCATGCCAATTCGGTATGCTCATCGTCCTGCCTTTACTGCAACTCGGAGCCGCAATGCAATATCGCGCTTTCGGTTGCCGGGGTCTCTCCGTACTAGGAGCAATTCATCGCGTAGATGGTTGGCTCTACTGAGTTATCTGTATTATATTGCGGCTAAAGCCGCACGAGTCGCTTTTCCGCCCCGTCGCTTTAGCGACGGGGCGGAAAAGCTCCCGTTTTCTCTCGTGTCAAAATCCCGCTCACCTGCGGCGTAACGCTGCAGGAGTTCTTGAGCATTCATAGAAATCCCTTGTACTTTAAAGGAGATTTGCGAACTATTTCTGTTTGCTTCTATTTCAGTCTTTACACCACACTATTCCCTGATTACTGAAGGTCAACTTTGAGATACTCATTTAGAATCCGAGCCAAAACTTCAAAGTCTAATTATTCTGAAAAGAGTAAGCTTCTCGCTACACTCTTAACGTTCATTTTAATCAGGCATAATCTTTGTAAGTGGGTAACCTGAATTAAACGATGTCCTGAGAACGGTATACCGAGCTTTCTAGGTTCCAGAGCTACGTTTAGTTAGGACTCTCTACTTATTATTGGATTCAATTGTACTTGATTCAGCTATAGTCCCGGATACGCTCTTTAGAATTATTCACACTCATAACGGATACGTATTACTAAGTAGCTCAACGAAATTAAAAACCGGATTTCGCCCTGCACTGCCTATATAGCGGGCGGCACAGGGCTTTTGGGGTTTATGTTTAATTATTTGTATAGACGTGAAAGAGATAGGGAAGGGGGCGTGGGCAGTACCCCCACGCAGGCGTTTCATCCCTGCGCCCAGAACTCATCTCAGACGTTGATTAGGCACCAATCTTAAGGTTCCGGTTCTTGATCATAAATGGTCATCTGCGACTCCGGAACAGGCCAATCGCTATTGACCCCGCCGATAATTAGCCGCTCGATAGTGACATAGTCTTTGCTGAATTGCTTCAGCGTGTTGATCAAAATGTCGAGGGCGATCGCGTCCGTCGTACCCAGATCAAACCAACACCGTGCCCACAGTCCTTCATACTCAAACTCGCCCATGTTGTGCATGAGCGCCATAAACGAGTTATCCGCCTGTTCCTCGTCGTAGGGCATGTAGTTAATATCTAATCCCGTATCCTGCACCTGGAGATTTTCGGCATTAAATCCGCCCAATTTTCCCAGAAAAAACCAGGAGTCAAAGACTTCCTCTAGGTACTGCTGCTCCATTGTGGACGGCACACTGCTGAGTTCTATCCAGATCCAGAGATTGAAAAAGTCACATTCACGAAACTCGACGATCATCCGTCTAACGTCCTTGGGTACACAAAGGATTGCTCCGAATGCGGAGGCATTTTAGAGCTATTCAATCCTACCGCACCCATTTGCGCTCAACCTCTCTCAATCGGAATGGGCAATGCCAATAGCCTCCGAAATATGGGTGAAGCCTTGCTCCGTAAGCCGTTGGGCAAGTCCATCTAGAAGGCGGCGCACCATGCCTAGCCCTTCGTAGATCCATCCGGTATAGGTTTGCACCAAGCAGGCTCCGGCAGTGATTTTGTCCCAGGCATCTTCAGCCGTAAACACTCCCCCAACGCCGATAATCGGTAGCGTTCCACGGGTTTCTGCCCAGATGAACCGAATGACTTCGGTTGAGCGATCGCGCACAGGGGCACCACTGATACCTCCCGCCTCCGCTTCAACCGGATTGCCCGTTGCTTCGATGATGCGCGTTTTCAGTCCTTCGCGACTGATCGTGGTGTTTGTGGCAATCATTCCGGCAAGCTGGTAGTCCTGGGCAAGACGGACGACATCGGCGATCGCCTCCCAGTCCAAATCTGGGGCAATTTTGACCAACAGCGGCACCTGTCCGGTGTTCTCGGTTTGCAACGCTTCTAGAATACGACCCAGTTGATCCGCCGCCTGGAGCGATCGCAACCCTGGCGTATTCGGTGAGGATACGTTCACCACAAAATAATCGCCCAGGTCTTTGAGTAATCGGAAGCTGCCCAGGTAATCATCCGCCGCATCATCTAAGGGCGTAATTTTGGATTTTCCTAAGTTAATACCGATGGGAAGCTGGATCAGATCCGCCTCTCGGTAAGGACGTAACCGCTCTGCCAGAGCCGCTGCCCCGCTATTGTTGAATCCCATGCGGTTCAGGGCGGCGCGATCGCTCAACAGCCGAAACAATCGCGGACGAGGGTTTCCAGGCTGGGGGTGCAGGGTCACGGTTCCCAGTTCCGCAAACCCAAACCCAAAATCCTGCCACACGCCTACACCCATGCCATCTTTATCAAACCCGGCGGCAATCCCGATGGGATTCTGGAATGTAAGCCCCCACTG
This DNA window, taken from Synechococcales cyanobacterium T60_A2020_003, encodes the following:
- a CDS encoding quinone-dependent dihydroorotate dehydrogenase translates to MDLYKAGIRPLLFSGLKADPEWLHERSMEILDWLGSPTPASWDARGWVRQQLQASLCVQYDNLVQQQWGLTFQNPIGIAAGFDKDGMGVGVWQDFGFGFAELGTVTLHPQPGNPRPRLFRLLSDRAALNRMGFNNSGAAALAERLRPYREADLIQLPIGINLGKSKITPLDDAADDYLGSFRLLKDLGDYFVVNVSSPNTPGLRSLQAADQLGRILEALQTENTGQVPLLVKIAPDLDWEAIADVVRLAQDYQLAGMIATNTTISREGLKTRIIEATGNPVEAEAGGISGAPVRDRSTEVIRFIWAETRGTLPIIGVGGVFTAEDAWDKITAGACLVQTYTGWIYEGLGMVRRLLDGLAQRLTEQGFTHISEAIGIAHSD
- a CDS encoding 2OG-Fe(II) oxygenase, with the protein product MPYFYQQTDAFPPTYLTQLLRKIQACPYFSTNNLNRDFVGTKGFSIVFTCQGLPTVDRQFPFFPYLDHALQADCNAFYLNPLPLQQGSRVDPHIDRSLQSYDKTVDPPAWVSVLYVELPPNLSGGTLILRDHRRQVGQITPRINTLIRFQGNLTHSVTAMTSPGTRLSLVCEQYALTEAELAKIPTFAIESRVRVR
- the queA gene encoding tRNA preQ1(34) S-adenosylmethionine ribosyltransferase-isomerase QueA: MNSSIPDRPSLQSELSAATETPNEERSPELPPAPTTPADDDRTLSAYDYHLPPERIAQNPAVPRDSSRLLAVTTRTDIQHRIFRDLPELLNPGDLLVLNNTRVIPARLYGRKGGQTPVEVLLLEEQARDRWLALVKPGRRLKPRAQIQFPSEGEPILMADVIATDEATRGRILQFHLPDTASLIPYLDQLGQIPLPPYITESEADAEQYQTVYSDRPGAVAAPTAGLHFTPELLERLCDRGIEQAFVTLHVGVGTFRPVEVEDITMHQMHGEWIDVPQETVKKVQETRQRGGRVIAVGTTAVRSLEGASPTGELEPFVGKTNLFIYPGYQWHTVDGLITNFHLPKSSLMMLVSALIGRDRLLALYQEAIAQNYRFYSFGDAMLILPEARRY
- a CDS encoding DUF3531 family protein — encoded protein: MIVEFRECDFFNLWIWIELSSVPSTMEQQYLEEVFDSWFFLGKLGGFNAENLQVQDTGLDINYMPYDEEQADNSFMALMHNMGEFEYEGLWARCWFDLGTTDAIALDILINTLKQFSKDYVTIERLIIGGVNSDWPVPESQMTIYDQEPEP